In the genome of Variibacter gotjawalensis, one region contains:
- a CDS encoding class I SAM-dependent methyltransferase, translating into MTKSLSQEHFGARARDYVQSKPHAQGKSLERLTALTEPQSGWQVLDVATGAGHVAYAFAPHVARVWATDITDEMLAIVREQAAERKLPNIRAAHAKAESLPFEDATFDLVTSRIAPHHFDSIADFLSETRRVLKPGGIFALVDNVVPEGAVGDYVNAFERFRDPSHLRAWDMAEWRAAISKAGLSVTHEEEIFKRMEFASWAQRHDANMQRFLRAMLIEATPAVREFLQPAADGSTFRLSEGLFIAKAP; encoded by the coding sequence ATGACCAAGTCGCTTTCGCAAGAGCATTTCGGCGCACGCGCGCGCGACTATGTTCAGAGCAAGCCGCACGCGCAGGGTAAAAGCCTTGAGCGTCTCACTGCGCTGACAGAACCTCAATCCGGTTGGCAAGTCCTCGATGTTGCGACCGGCGCGGGCCACGTCGCCTACGCTTTCGCGCCGCATGTCGCACGCGTGTGGGCGACCGACATTACGGACGAGATGCTCGCAATCGTGCGTGAGCAAGCCGCCGAACGAAAACTTCCGAACATTCGCGCGGCGCACGCGAAAGCTGAGTCCCTGCCCTTCGAGGATGCGACGTTCGATCTCGTCACCAGCCGTATCGCGCCGCATCACTTCGACAGCATCGCGGATTTCCTGTCCGAGACCCGCCGCGTGCTGAAGCCGGGCGGCATCTTCGCGTTGGTCGACAATGTCGTACCGGAAGGTGCCGTCGGCGACTACGTGAATGCGTTCGAGCGGTTCCGCGACCCGAGCCATCTGCGCGCTTGGGACATGGCCGAGTGGCGCGCTGCGATCTCGAAGGCCGGCCTCAGCGTCACGCACGAGGAAGAGATCTTCAAGAGGATGGAGTTCGCAAGCTGGGCGCAACGGCACGATGCGAACATGCAGCGCTTTCTGCGCGCGATGCTGATTGAAGCGACGCCGGCTGTTCGAGAATTTCTACAGCCTGCCGCCGATGGCTCGACGTTTCGCTTGAGCGAGGGACTGTTTATCGCGAAGGCGCCGTAA